CACTCTCTTCTAAAGAACACATTTCAGCTTTCATGGATTTCCTAAACTCATCTGATAGCATAACTTCTTTAAAATATCGTGGAAGTTTAGAAGTGGTGATAGAAAGAAGAAAGTTTCTATGTTCATCATCAAATTTGTCATAAGAAAGAAATGAAGAAATCAGATAACAAGTTGTGTTAGTTCGATGAACAAGAAGAGCATGTATTTGGTGAAGAAGAAAGCAATGGTATTGATCAAGATAAGTGTGTGCTTTGGTTTGACGTTTAGAACGAGTTCCAGGTAATGGGTTAGCAGCAGCACTAGTTTGATTAGAAGATGTAAATGGATGAGTGATATTGTCAGTAGACGTTGAGACAAACGGTTCATGAAAAGGATCAGGAAACAAACTAGTATCAGATATGTTATTGCCTAAGTAAAAAAATGCAGGGAATGGTGAATCTGGAACAGGCAAAGGCAACACATCTTGATCAAAGAAATGAGAATATGTATCAATGTTCGAATCTTTTGAAAAAGGAAATACAGATTCATGGAACACAACATTTTTAGACAGAGATATCGTATGGGTATTAACATCTAAAATGCGATAACCTTTAAAACCATTTGGATATCCAAGGAAAACACAAGGTGATGCACGAGGACTAAACTTGTTTCTGTCTTTCAATAATGTGGAAGCAAAACAGAGACAACCAAAGACACGTAAGTGATCATAAGAAGGAGTATCATGTGTCAAAAGTTCATAAGGTGATCTATTCTGAAGTAAAGGCGAAGGAGTTCTATTGATAAGATACACTGCGGTTTGTACACATTCACCCCAATATTGTAACGGAACATGAGATTGAAACAAGAGAGTACGAGCTACATTCAAAATGTGTTGATGTTTCCTTTCTACAACGGAATTTTGTTGTGGTGTATATGGACAGGAAAAGAAATGAATGATGCCTTGAGTTTTAAGCAGAGATGTAAAAGCTAACTCATGTGCATTGTCTAATCTAATGGCTTTAATATTGCAATTATATTGAGTTTTGACAAATTGCAAGAATTCAGGAAATATAGTAGCAACAGAACCTTTATCCTTTAAAAGATATAGCCAAGTAACTCTAGTACAATCATCTACCAAAGTAAAAAAGTATTTATAACCATCATGAGTAGGTGTTTGAAAGGGACTCCATACATCAATATGAATCAAATCAAATGGTTCTTTAGAAAGCTTTGCATTAGAAGGAAAAGAAATTCGTTTTTGTTTTGCCAAAGGACAAATTTTACACAGATCAGAATGAGTATTCTTTACATTTGAAAGCTTTAAAAGTTTTGAAAGTATATCAATCTTGGTATGAGAAGGATGACCAAGTCTTTGATGCCAAATTTCTGAAGATGCTTGCGAGATGACATAATCTTGTGAATGATGTTGTGGAAGAATTTGAAACGATTCCAAAGAAGCAGAGTGCAATGTAGACAGAACAGGAGAAGACAAAGCAGGAGATCCAGTACATATAGATTATTCTGAAGTCTACCCTTCCCAATCATGTAACCCGGAATACGCTCCTGAAGTAAGTTGAACGGATTATCAGGAAATATGAAGCAAGCAAGAGATGAGAAAAGCACAGAGATGGTACTATTATGAGTCAGAGCACTGATGCTAAGTAGATTATATTTGAAATCCGGGATGTATAACACATCATGCAAAGTTAGTCGTGTACTAATTTGTATTGTGCCAAAAGTTGTTACAGAAATATGTGAGCCATCAGGAAGAATCACAGCAGTGTTATCAATTGTGTTAGTTTGCAAAAACATTTTCAAATCAGAACACACATGGCAACTAGCACCAGTATCTATAATCCATGTAGGAGCTAAAACTGTAAGGCCATTCTTCATTCCCGCATTAATAAAATGTGAGTTAGGTGAGTTACCTTGAGGTGGATGTTCAGAAACAGTGTGTGCAATAATGTGTGGTTGTGGTTTAGAAGTAGAAGCTGTGCCATCAGATAGAGTAATAGTACTACACGAAATCTGAGAAAATCCATCCATTAGAGGAGTATGTTGATTACTCAGGACGTTGAGAAGCTGGTGAACTTGCTCCTGTGTGACTGTCCCCAAGTGAACTCCCTGTTAATTGTGCATTGATATACCACCCGTATCCTGTAGAACCAGATTAGCAACATTGTCTTTGCGAGGTGGCCACTGCTGATTAGATTTTGAAGGAACTGAAGTCTGAGCTTGATTCTGCTGGCGAGGCTTGTAACCCTGAGGATAACCATGGAGCTTATAACTCTTGTTGATCGTGTGTTGCCCGGTGCTGGAAAGTCAAAAGGAGAAGTGTTATAAGCTTTGAATGGAAGCCCCGGTAAACGGCGGCAGTAACTCTAACTGTCCTAAGGTAGCGAAATTCCTTGTCGCATAAGTAGCGACCTGCACGAATGGTGTAACGACTGCCCCGCTGTCTCCGACATGGACCCAGTGAAATTGAATTCTCCGTGAAGATGCGGAGTACCAACGGCTAGACGGTAAGACCCCGTGCACCTTCACTATAGCTTCGCAGTGACAACCTTGATCGAATGTGTAGGATAGGTGGGAGGTCCTCACATAGAAAGACCAATCCTGAAAGACCACTCTTTCGTCTAAGGGTGCCTAACCGCCGCACCGAGAATTCGGGGGGAGGCGGGACACTGCGTCAAATAGGAAGAACTAGAAGGTTCCACCTTTGGAAAGCGCCTACACCTAATGGCTTAAGCCGCTCTTCCCATTTCCTCGCTGACCCATCATGCAAAAGGTACGCCGTTAGAGTGAGTGCGCTTGACTACTCTTGTTGTAACCCGCAGAATAAGCTGCTACAAGTGCTGCATCAGGAGCTGTGTGGGACACATTGAAGGCAACACTGCTTGTACTTTTCATCGAACGTTGCCTTTCCTCCTGACAGACTAGATTGAACACCTTGGAGATATTAGGCTTGGGCTCCATCATGAGAATCTGACCTCTAGTCACAGTGAATGTCTCATTAAGACCTGTAAGAAACTTCAAAATGTGATCTTGCTCATCACGATCAATAATCCTCTTGAGGCTAGGACAATCCAGACGACTACAACAACAAGTATAAGGGCTCTCATGATTCTTCAACTCCTCCCAGAGCTGCTTCAACTTCGTATAATATTCGCTCACACTCTGAAAACCTTGCGTCTCTGCGAAGATTTGCTGCTTAATCTCTGCTGTCCTTGGTCCATCACTCTGTTTGAACTGGTCATGAATGTCCAGCCACATCTGCCTCGCTGTAGTCAAGTACATGATGCTCTTCGCAATCGATTTCTCCACAGCATTCACGATCCAAGTACAAACAATGTTGTTACAACGAGACCAAGACGCATAATCAGGATGACTCATATCTACTTCCGCAAAGGTTCCATCAACAAATACAGCCTTGTTCCTAGCTCCTAAAGCCATAAGCGTTGATCTACGCCAAGTGTTGAAGTTGCTTAGACCCGCTAGTTTCTCAGGAAAAAAAAGCAATACCAGCGTGATCGGCATGATGAACGTAGAGAGGATTGGAGTTAGGATCTTGCAAAGACGGTACCGGGCGATGAATCTCATCAGTTGTCGAACTCATCGTAACCGTAAAGATGATCTGAATCAAGAAATCGAAAAACGAAAGACAAATTGTGATTCACAAAGAAAGAATGCGATTGTGTGAAAAGAGAACACAAATCGAAGGTCAATGAAGGAAAGAAAGCAAAAACAGAACGCAAATCACTCTCAAGGAGAAGACGAAGATTGCGAAGAACTCCAGAACCAAGATCTTGACGAAAACGAAAGCTGAAATCGAGATACTCATGGAAACGAAGAGGGTGAGATCAATCGAGAGCTTCGTCGTCAGCTTCAATGGAGTTATCAATCAATTTTCCCGAGAAATTGAAGCGAGAAACGCGATTTTCACCACTCTGATACCATATTAGTGTACTTGAGCTCAGAATAAAGAGAGTTTCTTATTCATGTAAAATCCTCAAGTTAATCGTTACAACTCTCTATTCTAAGATATATATACACTCGGTTTAGTGATAGGAAGCTAAACCGATGGTTAGGCAAAAGAAAATCTTAACCGGTTGGTTCATATAATCTAATACAGAAATCCTAGTAGGTCTTTTTTTTTTTCGTATTAACTTTTTCCTTCGTGATTCACAAAAGAGAACATAGACAAGCATGAAGAAGAGAGGAAAGGAAAACCAGAAGTCTTTACGACAAGGTCATCAAGGTGGAGAAAAGTTACCACAGTCAATCAATGTCCCTTATGATCTAGCGGTCGAGATACTCTCGAGACTACAGGTGAAAACACTTGCGAGGTTACGATGTGTATCGAAGCTATGGTCATCTAGTATCATTACCGAGGCGATCAAAACTAGGGCTTTGACTCAGCCACGCCAGCTCGTCGTTTGCTACCACCGGTCGCTCCAATCTTCATATATCTCCTCGTATACTTATCCTCTCAACGCTAACACAACATTCGTAGCCGCAGACAGAGGTGGTCTTGCCATGTCTCCTCCTTGTCGTACACTATATCAACGCAGAAGCACCTTCGACTACGCATATGTCCGAGGATTAATCTGTTATTACTCAGACTCTAAGCAGTTTGCGATATACAACCCTACCACGAGTCAAAACGTTTTGTTGCCGCCAACAGTGGGATACCATAAAGAAAACAAATCATTTGATGGATTCTCTAGGTATGATCCAGTTGCGAAAAGTTACGTAGTCGAGAGCAAGTACTATCATGGCTTCTTTGGATATGATCCAGTTAAGGATCAATACAAAGTCTTGCGTTTTATCGAAGGGGCAACAATATGCGATTATTCTTGTATGGTTATAACATTTAGAGGTCCAAATAAACAAGAATGGAGAAAGATTGAAATTCAAGAAGATATCTCTCCGCCGAGAGGTAATGGTGTGTGCATCAATGGAATTATCTATTACCTAGGAGGCACATTAACAAGTAGTGTATTGGTATTAGGGAGGTTCGACGTTAGGTTTGAGAGATTTGATCATATCCAGATGCCCATAGATGTGGCGATGAATCAGTTGGAGGAGTTGAGTTTAGTAAACTACCAAGGGAAACTAGGATGCACGTTTTACAGCAAAGATAGAGCAGAGGTGTGGGTTATGAATAGGGATGTTAACTACAGGGTTAGGGCTCAGCCCTCTTTTGTTTATTATAAGCCCAACCCTATTTTAACCCAACCCTATTTTGACCCTATTATAATCAAGGGTTAGGGCTGGTACCAGGGTTAACTCATTTAATTGAAAAAAATATTTCATTTATTTTTGTTCTTAAATTTTAAAGATAAAACTAGAAAAATTAAGATATCATATGATTCTTTCCTCCAATTTGTTGAGCATCAAAATCAAAAGTTTTCCTCCCAAAATCGCAAAATCGAGTTTTTGCTCNNNNNNNNNNNNNNNNNNNNNNNNNNNNNNNNNNNNNNNNNNNNNNNNNNNNNNNNNNNNNNNNNNNNNNNNNNNNNNNNNNNNNNNNNNNNNNNNNNNNNNNNNNNNNNNNNNNNNNNNNNNNNNNNNNNNNNNNNNNNNNNNNNNNNNNNNNNNNNNNNNNNNNNNNNNNNNNNNNNNNNNNNNNNNNNNNNNNNNNNNNNNNNNNNNNNNNNNNNNNNNNNNNNNNNNNNNNNNNNNNNNNNNNNNNNNNNNNNNNNNNNNNNNNNNNNNNNNNNNNNNNNNNNNNNNNNNNNNNNNNNNNNNNNNNNNNNNNNNNNNNNNNNNNNNNAGTTTTTCCGCCGAAACCGGCAAATCGAGTTTTCCCGCCGAAAACTACAAAATCGTGTTTTCCCGCCGAAACAGCAAAAACGAGTTTTCCGCCGAAACCGACAAATCAGGTTTTCCCGCCAAAACTGCAAAATCGAGTTTTTCCGCTGAAACCGCAAAATCGAGTTTTTCCGCCAAAACTAAAACCGCAATATCGAGTTTTCCCTACAAAACCGGCAAATCGAGTTTTCCCGCCAAAACCGTGAAATTGAGTTTTACGGGTTTTCCAAAAAAACTTAATTTAATTTTACGTTTTCACGGGAAAATTCGATTTTGAGGTTTTGGCGAAAAACTCGATTTTGATTTTTTGGCGGGAAAACTCGATTTCGAAGTTTTGACGAAAAACTCGATTTTGCGTTTTTGGAAGGAAAACTCGATTTTGTTGTTTTAGTTGAAAACTCGATTTTGCGGTTTCGACGGAAAATTTCGTTGTTCAGTTTTTGGCGAGAAAACTCTACTTTAAGTTTTTTTTTGATGAAAAACATTATTAAATATTGTATAATAGTTGTGTGAATCAAAATAAAAGGGTTAGAATTTAAACCCTGGTCCTATTAGGGCCAACCCTATTTAAACCCTGTTTAAAAAATGAGGGTTAGGGTTACAAATGGGTTTGCAGGGTTAGGGCTAACCCTGTCACGTTGAGCCCATATTAACATCCCTACTCATATGTTCAAAGCACCTACGATTACAGCCAAAAATGGTTTTTCCTCTCCGTATGGTCTCATGCTCAACTGACATTTGCCTTCCACTGTGTCATGTGAGTATCATTACCCAAGCATTTGATATATTAGCTTAAACCTTACTTTCTTGAAACTCCCATGAGTCAACTATAATGTTTTGGTAAATAATTGCTATGTTGCACCGGGACGGATACGGGGACAGATACGGGGGCGGGGACGGGAAACGGCTAAATCTAAAATTTATAGATACGGGTACGGCATGGATACGTCTATATATATATATATATGTGTATATATAAATATTAAAACCAAAGCATAAATCTCATATTGCACTTAAATTTCCAAGTAACTCCTTTTGCTCCTGATTTCTCTAATTTAGTCACGTAGTTCCATAATGGAGCTTCTTCAGAAGCATTGTCAACATTATCACTTGCTCCTTAAGAAGTCATAACCTGGAAAAAAAAAATTGTGAGAAGCTTGTATTATATAAACAACACACACGTAAGAAAAACATAAACATAAAGAAGTCTAATACTCTTCTTTTACGTACAAACCANNNNNNNNNNNNNNNNNNNNNNNNNNNNNNNNNNNNNNNNNNNNNNNNNNNNNNNNNNNNNNNNNNNNNNNNNNNNNNNNNNNNNNNNNNNNNNNNNNNNNNNNNNNNNNNNNNNNNNNNNNNNNNNNNNNNNNNNNNNNNNNNNNNNNNNNNNNNNNNNNNNNNNNNNNNNNNNNNNNNNNNNNNNNNNNNNNNNNNNNNNNNNNNNNNNNNNNNNNNNNNNNNNNNNNNNNNNNNNNNNNNNNNNNNNNNNNNNNNNNNNNNNNNNNNNNNNNNNNNNNNNNNNNNNNNNNNNNNNNNNNNNNNNNNNNNNNNNNNNNNNNNNNNNNNNNNNNNNNNNNNNNNNNNNNNNNNNNNNNNNNNNNNNNNNNNNNNNNNNNNNNNNNNNNNNNNNNNNNNNNNNNNNNNNNNNNNNNNNNNNNNNNNNNNNNNNNNNNNNNNNNNNNNNNNNNNNNNNNNNNNNNNNNNNNNNNNNNNNNNNNNNNNNNNNNNNNNNNNNNNNNNNNNNNNNNNNNNNNNNNNNNNNNNNNNNNNNNNNNNNNNNNNNNNNNNNNNNNNNNNNNNNNNNNNNNNNNNNNNNNNNNNNNNNNNNNNNNNNNNNNNNNNNNNNNNNNNNNNNNNNNNNNNNNNNNNNNNNNNNNNNNNNNNNNNNNNNNNNNNNNNNNNNNNNNNNNNNNNNNNNNNNNNNNNNNNNNNNNNNNNNNNNNNNNNNNNNNNNNNNNNNNNNNNNNNNNNNNNNNNNNNNNNNNNNNNNNNNNNNNNNNNNNNNNNNNNNNNNNNNNNNNNNNNNNNNNNNNNNNNNNNNNNNNNNNNNNNNNNNNNNNNNNNNNNNNNNNNNNNNNNNNNNNNNNNNNNNNNNNNNNNNNNNNNNNNNNNNNNNNNNNNNNNNNNNNNNNNNNNNNNNNNNNNNNNNNNNNNNNNNNNNNNNNNNNNNNNNNNNNNNNNNNNNNNNNNNNNNNNNNNNNNNNNNNNNNNNNNNNNNNNNNNNNNNNNNNNNNNNNNNNNNNNNNNNNNNNNNNNNNNNNNNNNNNNNNNNNNNNNNNNNNNNNNNNNNNNNNNNNNNNNNNNNNNNNNNNNNNNNNNNNNNNNNNNNNNNNNNNNNNNNNNNNNNNNNNNNNNNNNNNNNNNNNNNNNNNNNNNNNNNNNNNNNNNNNNNNNNNNNNNNNNNNNNNNNNNNNNNNNNNNNNNNNNNNNNNNNNNNNNNNNNNNNNNNNNNNNNNNNNNNNNNNNNNNNNNNNNNNNNNNNNNNNNNNNNNNNNNNNNNNNNNNNNNNNNNNNNNNNNNNNNNNNNNNNNNNNNNNNNNNNNNNNNNNNNNNNNNNNNNNNNNNNNNNNNNNNNNNNNNNNNNNNNNNNNNNNNNNNNNNNNNNNNNNNNNNNNNNNNNNNNNNNNNNNNNNNNNNNNNNNNNNNNNNNNNNNNNNNNNNNNNNNNNNNNNNNNNNNNNNNNNNNNNNNNNNNNNNNNNNNNNNNNNNNNNNNNNNNNNNNNNNNNNNNNNNNNNNNNNNNNNNNNNNNNNNNNNNNNNNNNNNNNNNNNNNNNNNNNNNNNNNNNNNNNNNNNNNNNNNNNNNNNNNNNNNNNNNNNNNNNNNNNNNNNNNNNNNNNNNNNNNNNNNNNNNNNNNNNNNNNNNNNNNNNNNNNNNNNNNNNNNNNNNNNNNNNNNNNNNNNNNNNNNNNNNNNNNNNNNNNNNNNNNNNNNNNNNNNNNNNNNNNNNNNNNNNNNNNNNNN
The DNA window shown above is from Brassica oleracea var. oleracea cultivar TO1000 chromosome C3, BOL, whole genome shotgun sequence and carries:
- the LOC106330538 gene encoding uncharacterized protein LOC106330538, encoding MRFIARYRLCKILTPILSTFIMPITLVLLFFPEKLAGLSNFNTWRRSTLMALGARNKAVFVDGTFAEVDMSHPDYASWSRCNNIVCTWIVNAVEKSIAKSIMYLTTARQMWLDIHDQFKQSDGPRTAEIKQQIFAETQGFQSVSEYYTKLKQLWEELKNHESPYTCCCSRLDCPSLKRIIDRDEQDHILKFLTGLNETFTVTRGQILMMEPKPNISKVFNLVCQEERQRSMKSTSSVAFNVSHTAPDAALVAAYSAGYNKSSQAHSL
- the LOC106330539 gene encoding putative F-box protein At1g32420; the encoded protein is MKKRGKENQKSLRQGHQGGEKLPQSINVPYDLAVEILSRLQVKTLARLRCVSKLWSSSIITEAIKTRALTQPRQLVVCYHRSLQSSYISSYTYPLNANTTFVAADRGGLAMSPPCRTLYQRRSTFDYAYVRGLICYYSDSKQFAIYNPTTSQNVLLPPTVGYHKENKSFDGFSRYDPVAKSYVVESKYYHGFFGYDPVKDQYKVLRFIEGATICDYSCMVITFRGPNKQEWRKIEIQEDISPPRGNGVCINGIIYYLGGTLTSSVLVLGRFDVRFERFDHIQMPIDVAMNQLEELSLVNYQGKLGCTFYSKDRAEVWVMNRDVNYRG